One genomic segment of Mastomys coucha isolate ucsf_1 unplaced genomic scaffold, UCSF_Mcou_1 pScaffold22, whole genome shotgun sequence includes these proteins:
- the Amz1 gene encoding archaemetzincin-1 encodes MEQGTEQGMEQGTEQGTEQVSECFPETVAVPWEIHGPEKEIKGVARGQTHTTVQCKPPQEFSFGPRALKDALISCDLALKQLYTSAFSPSERLFLSEAYNPHRTLFSTLLIHSAFDWLLSRPEAPEDFETFHASLQLRKQSLARKHIYLQPIDLSEGLAGCPLLDHLRSFAEAFFLGLRVKCLPSVAAASINCCSRPSRDNDGLQLHTDGILSFLKNNKPGDALCVLGLTLADLYPHDAWTFTFGRFLPGHEVGVCSFARFSGEFLQVRSSVPDPALSEAAAAGGPEMLPREGGRTLCFSALGMVQCCKVACHELCHLLGLGSCRWLRCLLQGALSLDEVLRRPLDLCPICLRKLHHLLGFKLLERYKRLHTWTRVMVEIWSGQEAGEPSVSEDTLPFSADSGMGCESDTEPVTSPSEPVTPDAWSHTFPDGPEPMSEDGLSSLAASEVLLKLGGPVDALEEYGQWLGACIQALEREVAEEELVQVDAAVDALGRWEMFTGQLPVTKLHVPCGKDNVGLRRILGDKFSSLRRRLSSRRLAKASSSHCRWGAEN; translated from the exons ATGGAGCAGGGCACGGAGCAGGGCATGGAGCAGGGCACGGAGCAGGGCACGGAGCAGGTGTCAGAGTGTTTCCCAG AGACCGTGGCTGTCCCCTGGGAGATTCATGGCCcggaaaaggaaatcaaaggagTGGCCAGGGGCCAAACACACACCACGGTGCAGTGCAAACCACCCCAGGAGTTCAGCTTCGGGCCCCGGGCCCTGAAGGATGCCCTGATCTCCTGCGACCTGGCCCTGAAGCAGCTCTATACCTCAGCCTTCTCCCCGTCAGAGAGGCTCTTCCTGTCTGAGGCCTACAACCCTCACCGGACTCTCTTCAGCACACTGCTCATTCACTCAGCCTTTGACTGGCTCCTGAGCCGCCCAGAGGCCCCTGAGGATTTTGAGACCTTCCATGCCTCTCTGCAGCTCCGGAAGCAGAGCCTGGCCCGGAAACACATTTACCTGCAGCCCATAG ATCTGAGTGAGGGGCTGGCGGGATGCCCCCTGCTGGACCACCTTCGGAGCTTCGCGGAGGCTTTCTTCCTGGGCCTTCGAGTTAAGTGCCTGCCCTCGGTGGCTGCTGCCTCCATAAACTGCTGCTCAAGACCCAGTCGGGATAATGATGGGCTCCAGCTTCACACAG ATGGCATCTTGTCTTTCTTGAAGAACAACAAGCCGGGGGATGCACTGTGCGTGCTGGGCCTCACGCTGGCTGACCTGTACCCCCATGATGCCTGGACCTTCACCTTTGGCAGATTTCTTCCAGGACATG AAGTGGGCGTGTGTAGCTTCGCTCGCTTCTCTGGGGAGTTCCTGCAGGTCCGGTCCAGTGTTCCTGACCCAGCTTtgtcagaggcagcagcagcaggcggCCCTGAGATGCTGCCACGTGAGGGAGGACGGACCCTGTGCTTCAGTGCCCTGGGCATGGTTCAGTGTTGCAAG GTCGCCTGCCATGAACTCTGCCACCTCCTGGGCCTGGGGAGCTGTCGCTGGCTCCGTTGCCTCCTGCAGGGGGCGCTTAGCCTGGATGAGGTGCTCCGGCGGCCCTTGGACCTCTGTCCCATCTGCTTGAGGAAACTGCACCACCTCCTGGGCTTCAAGCTCCTGGAGAGGTACAAG AGACTCCATACTTGGACTCGGGTGATGGTGGAGATATGGTCTGGTCAAGAGGCTGGGGAGCCATCTgtgtcagaggacaccttgccCTTCAGTGCTGACTCCGGCATGGGCTGTGAGAGTGACACAGAGCCTGTCACCAGCCCATCAGAGCCAGTCACCCCTGACGCGTGGAGTCATACTTTCCCTGATGGGCCTGAACCAATGTCTGAGGATGGACTGAGCTCTCTCGCGGCCTCAGAAGTGTTGCTGAAACTCGGGGGGCCTGTGGATGCCTTGGAGGAGTACGGACAGTGGCTGGGTGCATGCATCCAGGCCCTGGAGAGGGAGGTGGCTGAAGAGGAGCTGGTCCAGGTGGATGCAGCTGTGGATGCCCTGGGCCGGTGGGAGATGTTCACAGGGCAGCTCCCGGTGACCAAGCTGCATGTCCCCTGTGGCAAGGATAATGTGGGACTGCGCAGGATCCTGGGGGACAAGTTCTCCTCCCTGAGGCGGCGGCTGAGCTCTCGCAGACTTGCGAAGGCCAGTTCTTCCCACTGCCGCTGGGGGGCGGAGAACTAA